A part of Oncorhynchus masou masou isolate Uvic2021 chromosome 21, UVic_Omas_1.1, whole genome shotgun sequence genomic DNA contains:
- the LOC135507702 gene encoding oocyte zinc finger protein XlCOF26-like produces MPVGLDTQTNPMRGNWNQYSSSVYSERYLDKKGEGLVVDEVNVKVERNSPQTWNADESHLREGLSLDNTSDFLDYRESLETNRNVATHSPLRAFRDCDPVSTSMEPSDSHGRVHFDQVLNSNDRTRAQTQKGDSTLCNSKEKRFLCMFCKKGFSCPHNVEIHQRIHTGVKPYSCTQCHMRFAQAGNLKRHQRVHTGVKPFSCTQCHMRFAEAGDLKRHQSVHTGEKPYSCPQCEKRFSRQHQLKMHLKIHTGETLFACMHCGKRFSERSYLRIHQQKNHSNL; encoded by the coding sequence ATGCCTGTGGGCTTAGATACACAGACTAATCCAATGAGAGGGAACTGGAaccagtacagtagtagtgtatactctgaAAGGTACCTAGATAAGAAAGGGGAAGGTCTTGTCGTAGATGAGGTTAATGTGAAAGTTGAACGCAACTCTCCtcagacatggaatgcagatGAGTCTCACTTAAGAGAAGGACTCTCGCTGGACAACACCAGTGACTTCTTAGATTACAGGGAAAGCTTGGAGACAAATCGAAATGTTGCGACCCACTCCCCTTTACGTGCGTTCAGAGATTGCGACCCAGTGTCCACGTCGATGGAGCCATCTGATTCACACGGCCGAGTCCATTTTGatcaggtattgaactcaaaTGACAGGACTAGAGCCCAGACTCAGAAAGGGGACTCTACATTGTGCAATAGTAAAGAGAAAcggttcctctgcatgttctgtaaAAAAGGCTTCAGCTGCCCCCATAAtgtggagatccaccagaggatCCACACCGGAGTGAAACCCTACAGCTGTACACAGTGCCACATGCGCTTCGCCCAGGCTGgcaacctgaagaggcaccagagggtccacacaggggtgaaacccttcagctgtacaCAGTGTCACATGCGCTTCGCCGAGGCTGGTGACCTGAAGAGGCATCAGAgcgtccacacaggggagaaaccctacagctgcccccagtgtgagaagaggttctctCGTCAGCACCAGCTGAAGATGCACCTGAAGATCCACACAGGAGAAACGCTGTTTGCCTGTATGCACTGCgggaagaggttctcagagaggagctacctcagaatacaccagcagaaaaatCATTCCAATCTATAA